CCTCAACTTCATCCATCGCAACTTCAACATCTTTCATCGAAATAACTGATGGTACATTTAACTTGCCGATTGGGAATTGCTTATCCATTTAAATCACCTCTTCTATTTTAAGTGTAACATCATATGATAAAATACAGTTAACAAACGCAAAGAGGAGCAATTCAATGAGAAAAATTTTCTTAACACTTGGAACTTTAGGTATCATTGCATTTCTAATCATCACATTCATGAATGGGTTTAAAGATATACCTGTTTGGTTACTCATGTTTTCTTTACTGTTATTCGTCATCGATGAAAGTTCAATCCAATACTTCAAATCACTCAAACTGAGTGGAATTATTATTATGATCTTTTCTTTACTCGTTACCATTGCCATTGCTACCAGTCTCATTATGGGCAGTAGCTATGTAATGACTGAAATGTTGCACCTTGAAGGTCTAACAAAAACAATCTTAGCCTATATTGTCATATTTGTCGTGATTTCACTTGCTAGTTTAGCACTTGCATATATTCGTATGAAGTTTGTTGATCCTAAAGTTAAACAAGATGATTCAAACATTTAGTTACACGTGAAACAACAATCATTAATACAATAGAAGCCGAAGTTCCTACAAAGGAACTTCGGCTTCATTAGTATATTATTTCTTTAATAAATTAAACTGTTTTGCAAACTCTGCTTCACTAATTTCATTACCATGCTTCTTTTGCCGTGCCATCATATGATAAAATTTTTCACTTTCTTTAGTATTTAATATAAGTTCTATTAAATACTCTGTATCATTTTCTGCTGCTAAAAACTGCTTTTCAGTATAAATTTTATTATGCGCAGTATGTTCAAATCCGATAATTAGCATATTATAATCAAAAGCACCTTTCACAGAATCTAAAACCTCGCTTCCATAGTGAATGTCTAAATATATGCTACAAATTTTATACAGCTCGACAAGAGTACTTCGCTTAATACTTGGATACAATCTAATATTGTCATATTCGCCTTTACTTAATAATTTTGATGACATTTCAGTGATAGCTGCGATATGTATATAATGATTTGGTAATGCTTTAGCTATTGTATCAATATCATGAAGTTGATCTGAGTTTGTAACAATTAATATATGATGATTATGCATTGGCTCTTTCAAATATTGATAGACATAGCCACCATGATGGATTCGATCCTCATGAGGTAATAGTGACGTTAAATTCATATATTCATCACTATCCGGTACAATAATATCAAAATTTCTTGTATCAGAAGATAGCATTGCTAACATATTTCCTGGAACTTGACTCTCTGTATTTTCTTGCCAAATCAAATAGTCTTTACCCTTCACACCTAATTGATATACTGCAATAAATGGAAATGATAATGAGTTGATGACAAAACTATCTAATCGTTCAAACGCATTCTTCAAGTAGAAAATTATATATTGTGTTTTATCGGAGAAGAAATGCTCCTTCCCTTTATATTTAATGATATAATCATTTGTCACATGATTTTCATAAATAATTGGTTGATGGTCACGGTTAAAATAAGTCGTCAATATGCTTTCATTTGATCCACCAAATACTTTTGTCTTGTAATGAACTCCAAATTGATTATAAAATTCTATTGCTCGGACTTGCCCGTTTTGATCAAGCCACTCGATTGATTGTACAATTCGATGTTTGTAATTTTTTTTATACTTAATATGGGCCTTTACATTTCCCATATCTTTAATCTGAGCTTCGTGATTATTCCCATCGATTTCCCAATATAAAGGCTTATTCACTTCATTAAAATAAAGTGGTTTATCTTTAGTGTTTGTTTTAAATTCTGTAAAAAATTGATAAGGGCTAAGCACGCCTTCTGGCAAAAAACCGTCATCCTCAATGACAACCGTCGGATGGTTTATTCCCGATCGCTTCATTGACTGGTAAATTTTTTTTGTATTTGCATCAAATGTTTCAAATAGATTAATCATTTTGCACCTCTTCGATCAACGTCTTCCATTTTTTAGTTAGAATTTCTGTCCTAAACTCTTTTGCGATAGAGTACGAATTTAATTCTACATCTTTATAATCAAGAGATTTATAGAAATCAACAATTTTTTTTGCGTAAATATTAATCATCTCATCGTTTGCAATTTGGTCTAGTTGTAATGGTATTAAAAACCCATTTCCTTCGTGTTCTATAAATGTCTTAGTCCCATAATTAACATCAAAACCAATCATTCCTAGTCCCGATCCAACTGCTTCCATTAAAGTTAAACCAAAACCTTCACTTTGGGATGCAGATAAAAATAACTCATAATTTGAATAAACAGTCTTCAAGTCGACATGACCTTTCATCTTAATATATTCTTGTGCATCATGGTCAACGATAATCTGCGAAAGTTTTTCTTTTTCGCCACCTTCACCATAAATATCCAGTGTTAAATCTGGAAGTTCTTTTTTAGCTTTAATAACTGCTTTAGCAATTAAGTCTATATGTTTTTCGCTCGCAAGCCTTGATGCTGAAATAAGACTATATCGTTTTCGTGATTTAGGTTTGATGAGTTGATCAATGCTTCCTACAGGAATCGTATAAATTTTTGGGTGAAGATTTTTGTATTGTTCGAATTGTTGTTTCAATAGTTTATTTTGAGCATCGGTTGCAGTGATGTAAAAATCAATATGTTTCGCTTCTGTAAAAACGTAATCATAAAAATTATTCCATAAAATATGTTCTGCATCTGTGAAATGATCACTAAAATGCTCAGCATGAATTACAACACCAACTTTAGCATCATTTTTATTTTGCAATACTGCCTGGCCAATATTGGTTGAACGATCTATAATCACAATATCTTTATGGGATAAATTCAATTGTTGAATAAAATAAGCAACGAATTCAGCTTTAGAGTACAGCTTCACTTCATTTATAAAAAACATACTATCTGATCCATTAATATATTCACTATATGCAATACGCCCATCCTCTTGATAGAAATGTCGCAAATATAATTCTGGTTTATTTGCTTTCGGTGCATAATACTCACTGAATAAACGAGTATAATTAAAATAATCTTTTCGAATTAACTTACCATTAGACACAAATTCCGCTCGATCAACAGTGCCTTCTTCAGTATTATGCATATAACATCTTACATAGTTATCTTGCCCTGGTAATACAAGTAATTTAATTTTACCGACTTGTTCTGTTCTAATAATAGAATCTTGAATAGAGTTGACTAAATCATCAATATGATAAGTTGTCGGATGAATGTCAATATCAGTAAAGTATTGATATAGCCAAATGACCTCATCATCTTTAAATCCAATGTTCGATGTTAGCGTCTGTATATTTTCATTTGACATAAAATCTAAATATACAAATTTATTTTGAATATCTATTTGACGGAGGATTTCCGCTCTATATTTTTGAGCATATTCTACGCCACTACTAGCCCATCCTATACCAAAATTCAAGTGATAGATCATTTTAACACCCCTTATTATTATGGAAAATGAATTATCATGTTTTTTTTATGATCAAAAGCAATAATACTTAAACATATATTTTTTACAATTTGTTCATACACTTTTAGCCTCATTTTCGCGTATGACTCTAATGCTACACGGTGATACTCACTCACAGCATTACGATGTCCATTTCGGTTGCTAACACTTGATTTAAGTTGTGATAATTGGTCCACTTGACGAATCCATACTGTATCCACCGCTTTTAATATTGATTTTTGTATGTACTCTTGATACATTAAGTCATTTTTAATAATTTTTTTATTTTCATGAACTCTTTCATGAAATAATTCCATTAAAAATTGAATCGTATTGTCTTGATTACGTAAAACGTCTCGGCTGATCGTACTATTATATTGGAAGCTAATCGTTTTATAAATATAATTTAAAACATCTTGTGATGACAATTCTACATTAGAGTATACAAATCGTTTAAAAACATCTTTAGCGATCTCATCAATGTTAAATTGATTAAAGTTACTTGAATTCAAAATGCGGTCACGTTCTTGATACACATACTTTCTCTGCATACTAATGCTTTTTTCATATTCATTCGACATCTCTCTAGCTGTCATTGCTTGTTCTTCTGATACAAGCTGAGCCTTTTTTACAAGTCGCTTTATTTTACGACTTAAAAGTTTACTACCTTCTATTTGATCTCGTGAGTCTACAAGATTTTGCTGACGACTTAATAATGCATCATCACTGTAGCGTTTAACAATATAGTCATCTAATGAAATATATATTTGAGTTGTTCCAGGATCACCTTGACGACCAGATCGACCTCTCAGTTGTCGATCCAACCTAGAATTCTCCATATGCTCATTGATGACAACATAAAGCCCACCTAATTCCAATGATTTTTTATCTAATTTAATATCTGTTCCACGTCCTGCCATACTCGTTGCTACAGTCACTGCTTTAAATTGACCAGCTTCTTTAATGATTTGAGCTTCTTTAGCAACATTTTGTGCAATCAACAAATTATTAGGTATGTTTTTTTTGAATAACGATTCTGAATAATATTCTGCCGCTTCAGCAGTTCTAGTAATTAATAAAATAGGTCGGCCTTCTGCATGAATTTGTTCAACATCTTTAATAATTTCAGTATTTTTAGATACTTTATCCAATAATACTTTATCATCTAAATCCGTCCTGATGACTGTTTGATCCGTAGGAATCTGAATCACTACTTTTGAATATAAGTCCGAAAATTCTCTTTCTCCAAGTTTTGCGGTGGCAGACATTCCCGAAAACGCTTTAAATTGCATGAATAAATTTTGAAAAGTAATCGTCGCCATCGCACTTAAATCAGGTGTAATTTTGACAGACTCTTTCGTTTCAAGTGCTTGATGTAACCCAGATTGAAGTTTTGTTCCAGTCAACATACGTCCAGTGTTTCGATCTATCAGAATGACTTCTCCATCTTTAACAAAATAATCCATATTAAATTCAAATAAATATTTAGCACGTAATGACAGGTTAATAACTCTCACTAAATCAAAATGTTTTGGTGCATACAAATCTTCAACTTTAAAATAATGTTCTGCTTTGTTCATACCACTTTCACTTAAGTAAATTTCATTTTGATCTTCATTATGATAATAATGGCTCGTCGTTAATGTATCGATAAATTCTTTCACATTTTGATAAAGATTTGATTGGACACGTGGAGAGCCTGAAATCACTAAAGGTGTCTGAGCCGCATCTAAAATAATTGAATCTATTTCATCAACTAAAGCATAATTTAACTCATCAATAAATTTTTTATTTTGATGATCAGCTAAGTTATCTATCAAATAATCAAAGCCTAAAATACCATTTGTCGTATAGATTATATCAGCTTTATAAATTTCTTGTTTTTCACCATCTCTATATTCATAACCCGGTATATCAACAAATCCTAACGTCGAATTCAACCCTAGATACTCATATAAAGGACTCATTTCTTCATAATCACGTTTAGCTAAATAACTATTAGTCGTAACTAAAAAATTGCCTTTTGATTTCAATGCTTTCAAATACAACGGCATTGTAGCAGTTAACGTTTTACCTTCACCTGTTTGCATTTCTGCAATATTACCACTATACATTGCTATCGCACCTAGTATTTGAACTTCTTTTGGGTATAAGCCGATTACACGATAAGCTGCAACTCTACATACAGCATACGCTTCAGGAAGAATGTCCTCTAATGTTTCTCCAGCTAAAATTCTTTTCTTAAATTCAAAAGTCTTATCTTGTAGTTCATTATCTTCTAATTTTTGAAATAGATTAGAATAATGAATTACCTTATTTAAGGTTCTTTTTAATTTTTCAAGCCGCCAATAATTAATTTGATCCTGAATTATTTTTTTCATGATGAATGCCTCATTTCTGTAATGGTCATATACTCAAAATAAAACCTTTCTACTGAAGCACTTAAAAGTTCAATACTATATTCATAAGCATCTTCTGGATATATAAAAGAGAAATCATCCGTTGTCACCGTCATAGAATCAATAATCGATTTATACCTTCTATAAAACTTAATTTTCAAATAAACACTATTTTTAGGAGTTGACTCTACCTTGATCTCTAATTTGTAATGATATCCTCTTTTTAATATAGGTAAAGAAGGCACTAATCTCGTACTAAAGTATTGAGAGGTCATAAACCATTCATGAATGACGGTACCTGAAGGCATCAACAAGTTTTCAAACATTACACCTTTATCAAACTCTATACAAGATCCATACATAAATGTATTTTTATCTATTGAGTCCCAATTCACAATGTATTTATTATCGATCATAAGGTTGTCTCCCAAATTTAGTTTCTAACATTATATTGTAAAAGTGAATAAACCACTGGTTTATCGTTGAAGAATCATCATTATGACGGCCGGCAATCCCACGACTAATGACTTTTATTTGTCTACTTGATAATAAATTTAGTAAATTATCAAAAGCGTATAAATCATAATCATCATTGATCATATATGATATCGCAATCGTCGTATATTTTAAATCTGATTGTTCCAACACGTTCCAAAATCTGTCGTTCAATTGTTCTATATGATTAACAGACATCCCACCTGTCAAACTGAGTAATATATCATTTGCTGTCCCGAAATCATTTGGCCTCAAAATCTTCATATTCTCCGCTACAGTACCTATATTAATTAAAGGCTTACCAGCGATAATAGCTGCTGGCTTGAGTTGTGCTCCATAGTATAACGCTCCAAATGAACCCATCGATAATCCAGATAAAATAACTTCATTCTCTTTAAATCCTAAATGATTTAAAGTGTTACGAATTGTATTTATTATCGTTTGTTCATATTCCTCTGATCCTAAATAAAATGACCCGCCTTCTAATCTAGGATCTGCTATGAGTAAAAAGGGGGCTTTGAATAAATTCATTAAAAAGTAACCTTCAAAACCTTCTGCAGATCGATAACCACTAAAGTATACATTGAGTGGTGGTTTTAAGTCACCAGGATGAAAGTATGAAATAAACTCTTCTCCTCTTGAATCA
Above is a window of Abyssicoccus albus DNA encoding:
- the gtfB gene encoding accessory Sec system glycosylation chaperone GtfB, whose product is MINLFETFDANTKKIYQSMKRSGINHPTVVIEDDGFLPEGVLSPYQFFTEFKTNTKDKPLYFNEVNKPLYWEIDGNNHEAQIKDMGNVKAHIKYKKNYKHRIVQSIEWLDQNGQVRAIEFYNQFGVHYKTKVFGGSNESILTTYFNRDHQPIIYENHVTNDYIIKYKGKEHFFSDKTQYIIFYLKNAFERLDSFVINSLSFPFIAVYQLGVKGKDYLIWQENTESQVPGNMLAMLSSDTRNFDIIVPDSDEYMNLTSLLPHEDRIHHGGYVYQYLKEPMHNHHILIVTNSDQLHDIDTIAKALPNHYIHIAAITEMSSKLLSKGEYDNIRLYPSIKRSTLVELYKICSIYLDIHYGSEVLDSVKGAFDYNMLIIGFEHTAHNKIYTEKQFLAAENDTEYLIELILNTKESEKFYHMMARQKKHGNEISEAEFAKQFNLLKK
- the gtfA gene encoding accessory Sec system glycosyltransferase GtfA, producing the protein MIYHLNFGIGWASSGVEYAQKYRAEILRQIDIQNKFVYLDFMSNENIQTLTSNIGFKDDEVIWLYQYFTDIDIHPTTYHIDDLVNSIQDSIIRTEQVGKIKLLVLPGQDNYVRCYMHNTEEGTVDRAEFVSNGKLIRKDYFNYTRLFSEYYAPKANKPELYLRHFYQEDGRIAYSEYINGSDSMFFINEVKLYSKAEFVAYFIQQLNLSHKDIVIIDRSTNIGQAVLQNKNDAKVGVVIHAEHFSDHFTDAEHILWNNFYDYVFTEAKHIDFYITATDAQNKLLKQQFEQYKNLHPKIYTIPVGSIDQLIKPKSRKRYSLISASRLASEKHIDLIAKAVIKAKKELPDLTLDIYGEGGEKEKLSQIIVDHDAQEYIKMKGHVDLKTVYSNYELFLSASQSEGFGLTLMEAVGSGLGMIGFDVNYGTKTFIEHEGNGFLIPLQLDQIANDEMINIYAKKIVDFYKSLDYKDVELNSYSIAKEFRTEILTKKWKTLIEEVQND
- the secA2 gene encoding accessory Sec system translocase SecA2: MKKIIQDQINYWRLEKLKRTLNKVIHYSNLFQKLEDNELQDKTFEFKKRILAGETLEDILPEAYAVCRVAAYRVIGLYPKEVQILGAIAMYSGNIAEMQTGEGKTLTATMPLYLKALKSKGNFLVTTNSYLAKRDYEEMSPLYEYLGLNSTLGFVDIPGYEYRDGEKQEIYKADIIYTTNGILGFDYLIDNLADHQNKKFIDELNYALVDEIDSIILDAAQTPLVISGSPRVQSNLYQNVKEFIDTLTTSHYYHNEDQNEIYLSESGMNKAEHYFKVEDLYAPKHFDLVRVINLSLRAKYLFEFNMDYFVKDGEVILIDRNTGRMLTGTKLQSGLHQALETKESVKITPDLSAMATITFQNLFMQFKAFSGMSATAKLGEREFSDLYSKVVIQIPTDQTVIRTDLDDKVLLDKVSKNTEIIKDVEQIHAEGRPILLITRTAEAAEYYSESLFKKNIPNNLLIAQNVAKEAQIIKEAGQFKAVTVATSMAGRGTDIKLDKKSLELGGLYVVINEHMENSRLDRQLRGRSGRQGDPGTTQIYISLDDYIVKRYSDDALLSRQQNLVDSRDQIEGSKLLSRKIKRLVKKAQLVSEEQAMTAREMSNEYEKSISMQRKYVYQERDRILNSSNFNQFNIDEIAKDVFKRFVYSNVELSSQDVLNYIYKTISFQYNSTISRDVLRNQDNTIQFLMELFHERVHENKKIIKNDLMYQEYIQKSILKAVDTVWIRQVDQLSQLKSSVSNRNGHRNAVSEYHRVALESYAKMRLKVYEQIVKNICLSIIAFDHKKNMIIHFP
- the asp3 gene encoding accessory Sec system protein Asp3 is translated as MIDNKYIVNWDSIDKNTFMYGSCIEFDKGVMFENLLMPSGTVIHEWFMTSQYFSTRLVPSLPILKRGYHYKLEIKVESTPKNSVYLKIKFYRRYKSIIDSMTVTTDDFSFIYPEDAYEYSIELLSASVERFYFEYMTITEMRHSS